Proteins from a single region of Chryseobacterium sp. W4I1:
- a CDS encoding M14 family zinc carboxypeptidase yields the protein MNFEEIYFPNPNFLNRYISPEKLFSYLQTNFSGYIQEIGRSYLDKPIYQLSIGTGSINVLAWSQMHGNESNATHAILDLLETLDKAPEMKDDLFGKITLDFIFMLNPDGSERWTRLNAADIDLNRDFHNEASKEIKYLKKAVASKKYDYALNLHEQRTIFTTDGIHPATLSFLAPSENIERTVTDNRKKCMAVIGKIYDHLKDLIPNQIGRYSDEFYPTSTGDNFIKAGMPTILFEGGHFIDDYTRKGTRKYYTIALYYALKAISELDSAVEGWEKYLEIPENQETHYDIIYRNVKLNTDHECILDVAVQYREIIEEGKDEISFVPYVMEVGDVKRKKGWLEIDCTGKKFVAATKYPKLDAIAEFTIED from the coding sequence ATGAATTTTGAAGAGATCTATTTTCCAAACCCTAATTTCTTAAACCGCTATATTTCCCCTGAAAAATTATTTTCCTATCTACAGACCAATTTCAGCGGTTACATTCAGGAGATCGGAAGGTCATATTTAGATAAACCCATTTATCAGTTAAGTATCGGAACCGGATCTATTAATGTTCTTGCCTGGTCGCAAATGCACGGCAATGAATCAAATGCTACTCATGCAATATTGGATCTTCTGGAAACCTTGGATAAGGCTCCTGAAATGAAGGATGACCTGTTCGGTAAAATAACACTGGATTTTATTTTCATGCTCAATCCTGATGGGTCAGAACGATGGACGAGACTGAATGCAGCAGATATTGATTTGAACAGGGATTTCCATAACGAAGCCAGCAAAGAGATTAAATACCTTAAAAAGGCCGTTGCTTCAAAGAAATACGATTATGCATTGAATCTGCATGAACAAAGAACTATCTTCACTACGGACGGTATACATCCTGCAACGCTTTCCTTTTTGGCTCCATCCGAAAACATTGAACGTACCGTTACGGATAACAGAAAGAAATGTATGGCGGTAATAGGAAAGATTTATGATCATTTGAAAGACTTGATACCCAATCAGATCGGAAGATATTCTGACGAATTTTATCCGACTTCTACTGGTGACAACTTTATTAAAGCAGGAATGCCTACCATTTTATTTGAAGGAGGACATTTTATTGATGATTATACAAGAAAAGGCACAAGGAAATATTATACAATTGCTTTATATTATGCATTAAAAGCAATCAGTGAACTGGATTCTGCTGTTGAAGGATGGGAAAAATACCTTGAAATCCCCGAAAACCAGGAAACACATTACGATATCATCTACAGAAATGTCAAACTGAATACAGATCATGAATGTATTCTTGATGTTGCTGTTCAGTACAGGGAAATAATAGAAGAAGGGAAAGATGAAATATCCTTTGTTCCTTATGTTATGGAAGTAGGTGATGTAAAGAGAAAAAAAGGCTGGCTGGAAATAGACTGTACAGGAAAGAAATTTGTAGCAGCTACAAAATATCCGAAGTTGGATGCCATAGCAGAATTTACAATAGAAGATTAA
- a CDS encoding helix-turn-helix domain-containing protein, giving the protein MSLNERISKVIEYSNLTSSEFADEIDVQRSSISHITSGRNKPSLEFIIKIKSRFPEILWDWLVTGEGEMLKSELPEKETTDIEKPEDEKIRLTPLPDLFTMMKDDEDFIAEEEIQLPKQSPRESLIPYKNKAQENISDSQRLDHSVDQIINQAIDNQTNKIKRIVLFYENGKFESFEP; this is encoded by the coding sequence ATGAGTTTAAACGAGAGAATTTCCAAAGTTATAGAGTATTCCAATCTCACCTCTTCTGAGTTTGCAGATGAGATCGATGTACAGCGTTCTTCCATATCCCATATTACTTCGGGAAGAAATAAGCCTTCTCTGGAATTTATTATAAAAATAAAATCCCGGTTTCCTGAGATCCTTTGGGACTGGCTGGTTACAGGCGAAGGTGAAATGCTGAAATCAGAGTTGCCGGAAAAAGAAACTACGGATATAGAAAAACCTGAAGATGAAAAAATCAGACTTACTCCTCTGCCTGATTTATTTACCATGATGAAAGATGATGAAGATTTTATAGCCGAAGAGGAAATTCAACTCCCAAAACAAAGCCCGCGAGAATCACTTATACCGTACAAGAATAAAGCTCAGGAAAATATATCCGATTCTCAGCGATTAGACCATTCCGTTGATCAAATTATCAATCAAGCCATTGATAATCAAACCAATAAGATAAAACGAATTGTTTTGTTCTATGAAAACGGAAAATTTGAAAGTTTTGAGCCATAA
- a CDS encoding T9SS type A sorting domain-containing protein, which produces MKKTLLIAAFMAANFSLAQTYNNGGLSTGATSKGGTAAPTGYTWSELQNNTGNATETNTSLGLAGTSSSVTSSYFLADDFTIPVGGSWQISTIDFFAYQTNYAGTTAPFNTVRVNIYSSDPSVAGAASVFGDDTTNRFSAGVDSNIYRVGNSIVPTSVIPVTNRKIWKITANTPVTLGAGTYWIKYQLQNVVMASAGFLPPVTIVGNRGLPSFNAKQFDSIAGTWTPIVDAGNPASAPDYPLDMPFVITFTSTTLGTQETVQYDNRIQVYPNPVRDSFRINNPDKIKISTVEVIDASGKLVRTLKGSEEYNASDLPKGNYILKIKNDGGHTKITKLIKQ; this is translated from the coding sequence ATGAAAAAAACATTACTTATTGCTGCCTTTATGGCGGCTAACTTTTCCTTAGCACAAACCTACAATAATGGAGGTTTAAGTACTGGAGCTACTTCCAAAGGCGGAACTGCTGCTCCTACCGGATACACCTGGTCTGAACTTCAGAATAATACAGGAAATGCTACAGAAACTAATACAAGCCTTGGCTTGGCCGGAACCTCAAGCTCTGTAACGTCAAGTTATTTTCTTGCGGATGACTTTACAATTCCTGTGGGAGGCAGCTGGCAGATCAGTACCATTGATTTCTTTGCCTACCAGACCAATTATGCAGGAACTACAGCTCCTTTTAATACAGTGAGAGTTAATATATACAGCTCAGATCCTTCAGTAGCTGGTGCTGCCAGTGTATTTGGAGATGATACCACTAACAGATTCAGTGCTGGGGTAGACTCCAACATATACAGAGTGGGAAACAGTATTGTACCTACATCGGTAATTCCGGTGACAAACAGAAAGATATGGAAAATTACAGCCAATACTCCGGTTACTTTAGGAGCTGGAACCTATTGGATAAAATACCAGCTACAGAATGTTGTGATGGCGAGCGCAGGTTTTTTACCGCCAGTGACCATTGTTGGAAACCGTGGACTTCCTTCTTTCAATGCAAAACAGTTTGATTCTATTGCTGGAACATGGACGCCTATAGTTGATGCAGGAAATCCTGCAAGTGCTCCGGATTATCCATTGGATATGCCTTTTGTCATTACTTTTACATCCACAACATTAGGCACACAGGAAACAGTGCAGTATGACAACAGGATTCAGGTATATCCAAACCCGGTAAGAGATAGTTTCAGAATAAATAATCCTGATAAAATAAAGATCAGCACAGTAGAAGTTATAGATGCTTCGGGTAAACTGGTAAGAACTCTGAAAGGTTCAGAAGAGTATAATGCTTCAGATCTGCCAAAAGGAAATTATATTCTGAAAATAAAGAATGACGGCGGGCATACTAAAATTACAAAATTAATAAAGCAATAG
- a CDS encoding proline dehydrogenase family protein, with protein MPIFNDTKVAFADKSDAQLRKAYWMFKMIEQPALTNLGTSVLNFTVHNNFPFVNGIVKSTLFEQFCGGETREESMKAVKQLFKRGVGSIFDYSIEGKEDEETFDAVCKEIKDIIRFSVGNPAIPFIVFKPTAFGRIDLYEAVGKGTELTSSQKEEWARVVKRFDEVCSLCHENDKKVMVDAEETWMQDSADHLCEQMMEKYNQKKPIVWNTIQMYRTGRLEYMEQHLQRAREKNYFIGYKIVRGAYMEKERARASEKGYPDPIQPNKEASDTNYNAGIDFVMNHLDKVSAFFGTHNEVSSELVMDKMKSKSLENGNPHVYFGQLYGMSDNITFYLSDKGYNVAKYLPYGPVKDVVPYLTRRARENTSVAGQTGRELGLIKKELERRKK; from the coding sequence ATGCCCATTTTTAACGATACTAAAGTTGCATTTGCAGACAAGTCTGATGCACAATTGAGAAAGGCGTACTGGATGTTTAAAATGATTGAACAGCCCGCTCTTACCAACCTTGGAACTTCTGTCCTTAATTTTACGGTACATAATAATTTTCCTTTCGTGAACGGAATTGTAAAAAGCACTTTGTTTGAGCAGTTCTGTGGAGGGGAAACCCGTGAAGAAAGTATGAAGGCGGTGAAACAACTTTTCAAAAGAGGAGTGGGAAGTATTTTCGATTATTCTATTGAAGGAAAGGAAGATGAAGAAACTTTTGATGCAGTATGTAAAGAAATCAAAGATATCATCAGATTTTCTGTAGGAAATCCTGCTATTCCTTTCATTGTTTTTAAACCTACCGCTTTTGGTAGAATTGATCTTTATGAAGCTGTTGGAAAAGGAACCGAGCTTACTTCAAGTCAGAAAGAAGAATGGGCAAGAGTGGTGAAAAGATTTGATGAAGTATGCAGTCTGTGTCATGAAAATGATAAAAAAGTGATGGTAGATGCAGAAGAAACCTGGATGCAGGATTCGGCAGACCATCTTTGTGAGCAGATGATGGAGAAATATAACCAGAAAAAACCGATCGTATGGAATACGATTCAAATGTATAGAACCGGAAGACTGGAGTATATGGAGCAGCATCTGCAGAGAGCAAGAGAAAAGAATTATTTCATCGGATATAAGATTGTTCGTGGAGCGTACATGGAAAAAGAAAGAGCCCGAGCTTCAGAAAAAGGATATCCTGATCCAATCCAGCCTAATAAAGAAGCATCTGATACCAATTATAATGCGGGAATTGATTTTGTGATGAATCATCTAGATAAAGTTTCAGCATTTTTCGGTACCCATAATGAGGTCTCTTCTGAATTGGTGATGGATAAAATGAAATCCAAATCACTGGAAAACGGAAATCCACATGTTTATTTTGGCCAGCTTTACGGGATGAGTGATAATATTACATTCTATCTGTCTGATAAAGGCTATAATGTGGCTAAATACCTTCCGTATGGACCCGTAAAGGATGTTGTGCCTTATCTTACAAGAAGAGCCAGAGAAAACACCTCTGTAGCGGGACAGACAGGAAGAGAATTAGGGCTGATTAAGAAAGAGCTTGAAAGAAGAAAAAAATAG
- a CDS encoding UbiA family prenyltransferase produces MNSEKETFQSKNYISKSIFYRLSQFVGFLIGARFFVAILLTFALYVSTFFLFNQDETFRKFVFDFKVHGIIFCTVITILAGGIINQFYDREKDHLVKPFRTRIQSFIKQKYFLYAYLALGIISLGVAWMISHKVFAFFVVYQFFMWFYSHKLSRMLIINNLTFVSLTLYPFFGMMVYYETFSKKVLLMAIFLFLILLCIDIVKDMLTKSVDKAFGYVTIPNYFKNRNTRIIIISLLMITMAVSMKLIIKTGISGFMAYYFTGGLFVMILCIYLLLDSSRKSKFFTLNILRFWVFIGIIAMLLNGIESKL; encoded by the coding sequence ATGAATTCTGAAAAAGAAACTTTCCAATCTAAAAACTATATCTCTAAATCTATATTTTACAGATTGTCACAATTTGTGGGCTTTCTGATCGGTGCCAGATTTTTTGTTGCCATATTACTGACTTTTGCCCTGTATGTTTCTACTTTTTTCCTGTTCAATCAGGATGAAACCTTCAGAAAATTTGTCTTCGATTTTAAAGTGCACGGTATTATTTTCTGTACTGTTATTACCATTCTTGCAGGGGGAATCATCAACCAGTTTTATGATCGCGAAAAAGATCATCTGGTAAAACCCTTCAGGACCAGAATCCAAAGTTTTATCAAACAGAAATATTTTTTATATGCTTATCTGGCACTCGGAATTATTTCTCTTGGAGTTGCATGGATGATCTCCCATAAAGTTTTTGCCTTTTTTGTAGTATATCAGTTTTTTATGTGGTTTTACAGCCATAAATTAAGTAGAATGTTGATCATCAATAATCTTACTTTTGTAAGCCTTACGCTGTATCCTTTTTTTGGAATGATGGTTTATTATGAAACTTTTTCAAAGAAGGTACTTCTGATGGCCATTTTTCTTTTTCTGATTCTTTTATGCATTGATATTGTCAAAGATATGTTGACCAAAAGCGTAGACAAAGCATTTGGTTATGTAACAATCCCTAATTATTTTAAAAACAGAAATACCCGGATCATTATTATTTCTTTACTCATGATCACAATGGCTGTTTCTATGAAGCTTATTATAAAAACCGGAATTTCCGGGTTCATGGCCTATTATTTTACCGGAGGTCTTTTTGTGATGATCCTTTGTATCTATCTTTTGCTAGACTCTTCAAGGAAGAGTAAATTCTTCACCCTCAATATATTACGGTTTTGGGTTTTCATCGGAATTATTGCCATGCTTCTGAATGGAATAGAAAGCAAATTATAG